The sequence CAGCCGCGGCCGAGAagcgggagggggcggcggccgcgggctccagctccgccgcgccgcccgccggccccgccaccTTCCTCAGCCTCCCGGCGCCCTTCAGCGAGGAAGGTACCaggagcggggcgggcggtgccgcCGCCACAGGGCCCCGGCCGGAGCCGAGGGGAAAGCGGAGCCTGAGGGGCGGCAGGGCCCGTCGCGGGGTGAAGGGGGGCCTGTCTGTGGTGGCTCTGTTTGCGGGGGGTCTCCGGGGCCCGGCCGCGGGGGGATCGCCCCGCTCCGCCCCAGAACCCGCTTCAGGGCAGGGGCGAAAACACCCCTCGGTACCCCCCGCCCCCGGGTCCCTTCTCTGCGGGCACAGCAGCTCACCGGGCCGAGCGGAACAGAAGTTTTCGGTGTAAACGGTGCCGTGTTTTCCTAAACCGATGACTGAATTTTAAATCCTAGATGAAGATGACGTGCATAAGTGTGGTCGCTGCCAGTCGGAGTTCACCTCCTTGGAAGAATTTGTGCAGCACAAGTTACAGAAGGTCTGTCAGCGTGCTCCAGAAGCTCTGGCTGCTGCATCAGCAGGTCTCCTCAACCAAGAAGTACAAAAGGTGACAGCAGGCTTCTCCTCAAGCCGTGGCTCAAAATAATTAGGATGCAACGGTCTGTTGGgttggaggggagagaaaagaatacGATGTTTTTAAAGGTAATAAAACCTTTCTGCTAAAAATGTTATCTGTTACAGCAGGTCGTTCCTTCTGTCGAGGAGTCCATAACTGTTGCTCATATAGTTGTTGAAGCGTCTTCAATAGCAGAGGAAATCAGCAGCGCATCAGCTATAGTAGGTGAGCTTCGAGACGCTTGCCTTTGTACCCCTGCTGGGTTAGGAACAGTTTGCTCCTCTGGTGTCttcttctgtttcatttgtgTTGTACTTGGATATGTGACACCTCGGTGTCACTGTGACTTGGGACTGAGCATTACCTCAAAGGTGCGAGAGAGGCATCCCTAGAACAGCTTTGCAATTCTCTCCGCATTAATACAAATTAGATTTAAAGCTCTGTTCCAGGAGTATCCATTTTAATATTTATGCTGCAATAATGAGAACTTTGCAAAGATCTGTGTTCCAGACTTAAAGTGACTCTTTCTCCTTCTGACTGCGTTAAATGCTGAAACAGTAAATTGCTCTAGTTGTGTAAAGTTCTCTTCTGTAAAGAACATAACTGTCTCTTTATCCTGTTCCCAGGTAGTGGGCACATCAAAGAAGTCATTGTTGCAGGAGACCATGTTTTTGAAAACCCAAATGGTCATGTTGATGGGGAAGTCACTGAAGAGCAAAGCAACCCTGACGATCAGGAGCAGGATGTTTCCACAGAGCTGATAAAGGTTAAGCTGCTGGTTAATAAAGAAGGGCGATATGTATGTGAATTATGCCAGAAGACATTTAAAACAGTGAGTATCACTTCTGCTGTGTCTGGGTTAGCGAGTTGTTTAGGCTAGCTGTGAACTAAGATATCTAAAGGCTCGATGTGCTTCTCTGCTGCATGTTACACTTTCAAAAGGAAAGTTCTAATTTCAGAAGGAGCATTGTTGTTCTGTACAGTTGAAACGTAAACTCTTTAGCTATTTGGAACAccttttaaagtaaaattctttCTGTAGGCAAGCATCCTCAAAGCTCACATGATCActcacagcagcagaaaggactATGAATGTAAACTCTGTGGAACTTCCTTCAGGACAAAAGGGTCTCTGATTCGACACCATCGGCGTCACACTGGTAAAACAGCTCTCCAAAATAAGAGTTCCTTGTTGCTGGAGTGCACTGTGCGTGGTTATCTAGCTTCCAGTGGAATTTATTGCTGCTTTCCATCTGCTGCCAAGCTCAGACCATGGAGCTCCCCAATGTTTGGGGTGCTGGGAGGCAAAACAAGGTTCTGGGATAAGCACAGTCTGCTCGCTGTAGAAAGCTGAAAGCGTTCTTCTAGCAGTTTATCGCCTAGAGCTAATACTGGCCATGGTTAATTTAATACTGTTGTTTTGATTCTTGTCATTTCCAGATGAAAGACCTTACAAATGCAAGAAATGTGGGAAAAGCTTCCGGGAATCAGGAGCTTTGACTCGGCACCTGAAATCTCTGACACCTTGCACTGAAAAAATCCGCTTCAACATGAACAAAGAAATAGTAGTCAATAAAGATGATTTGCCAGCAGGTCAGTGATGCTTGCATTGCATCTGATAAAACCGAGCATGGTCCTGGCACTTGACTATAAATTCTTTCTCAGTtatgaaaaaaagttatttcttagGTATTCAGTTTATAACTTCTATCCAGCATTAAAGTAATTTGTAGAGGTAAACTATTAACCTGAAGCACATGTAGCCAGGTGTTGGCTGTGAAGAACGTTTCAGAATCTGGTACAAAGATGGCTTTAACAGGCACCTCATATTGTGATACACATTTTGTGTAGGGCACAGCAAATTGGTGAGGGGTGGCAGTATGCCAAGTGATttattgtgctgcttttcttgaaGGATCCTGTAGTTCAAACGCAGACACCGTTGCATCAATAGCGAGTGAATCCATCGAGACTTCACCTGTCATTCACCTTGTGACAGATGCAAAAGGAAACGTTCTTCATGAAGTCCACGTCCAAATGCAGGAACTTCCTGTTGTAGATGCGAAATCCCTGGACCAAGACGTGAGTGTCATTTCTCTTAAATATCCTTCATGTGTTTTATGCAAAGAGGTATTTTGAAGTATTTCACCTCATAAACAAAATTTTCTTAGGTGCTAAGAATAAATCCGTGCGGTGGAAGTAAATGGTTAATTAGCTTCTTTTTCATCTGAGAATATAGAATGCAGACTCTGGTCTGACCTTGTCTGGCCATCTGCCACTGCTGAGCTTAGCAGCACGTGTATAGCGTACACCCTACACAACCAGATACACTACGTATCTGGACGATACAGAAAATTAGAGGGTGTTTTTGATGACTGTTGCCTGCTACAAGACTCTGGTAGGAGCAAAGGCTTCTTATCCCTTGGACTATATGTTTTTAGAGTACAGAATTCAACTCCCTCCCCAATCCAAGATCATTCCCTTGTTGGGCTTTCAACCCTGTATCACAGCGTTACACACCCTAGAAAGAATGACTGTCGGAGCAATGTTGCTGTAAAGAAAGGGCTGTGTTATTTGCTGTACCAATTCCGGACTATTTATTCCTTCAGCAATCGCATCCTGAGGAGCTGCCGTGTGAGGGGGAAGTGAACAGTGAGAATCTGCTGAGGCAGGCCATGAGGAATTCGGGTATTGTGATAGAGAGAGTCGCTATGGAGGAAATGCAAAAGCCAGATGAGCCTGCTGTAGCTGCTACAGAAGAACTAGAGAATGAAGTGGTGGAAGTAGAAGAGGAGTCTTGTGGGGAACAATGTGTTGAAGTAGAACAAGTGGAGTCTGTATGTTTGTATTCcataaatagattaatttttaaatcttccttGCCTGCACTTGGTTGTGGACAGCCCTGTTAGCCTCACCACCCTGCACGTTACCCTCAGCGCGTTTCTCCCTGTGCCTGGTTTTTTATGTCAATTTTTATAGTTATGTTTCTCACACATGCTTTAAGTGTAGCGTTAATATGCACGTGCACGCTCTCTCTTCTGTTAACAATATAGATCTATTTCTTGTCAAATCTGGAGTGTTTAATTGGGAATTTGATTAGCAGCACTTACTGGATGCACTAGTATAACAATATTTatgttttactgttttctttctgacagaCAGATGCAGAAAGAACAAATGGGTACAAAAGTTACATTTGCCCACACTGTAATGAAGCCTTCAGTGAAGCTGCTTCCCTCGAAACACACATCAAAGGTCATTCAGGTAAAGTTCTACTGCTTATGCTGTTTTCTAAAATGCACTGTCTTACTATGATCTTAAGCATAGTACAGCTTGCTTTGTTTCAGATTCCTTGCTTTACGTGGCTGTTAGCCATGCAAAATCAATTGATTCTTAACACACAAATATGAAAAGGTTTACTTTGGTTGAGCTCTAGAATAGAGGGTAAAAAGAAATACTAATTCCATGTTTTATGGCCTGCACTGCATCCTTGAAAGTAGAGTTTTGTGATGAGGCCAATAAAAAGGTTAGTGAGCCAGAATAGGTCGACAGGCTGGAACTCCTGCTTGAAAGGCACCAAAGGCCGGAAGAGCAATATTTGAGCAGAATTCACTTATGAATGAGACAAAGCCCATACACGCAATTGAAAAATAGAATTTCCCACCTTCTCTGGGctaattattttctaataattttgctatttttgctaCAGCTTGTACTAGATACTTGCTATTGCTGGTTGTCCTGTATGAACCATgcgttctctctctttctgtctctagaTTACAAGCCTTTTAAGTGTGAAGAGTGTGGCAAAGAGTTCACCAAGGGCTATCTGCTAAAAAAGCATCAAGAAGTGCATGTCAATGAACGGCGTTTCCGCTGTGGAGAGTGCGGCAAGCTCTACAAGACCATTGCACACGTGAAGGGGCATCGAAGAGTGCATTCTGATGAGCGGCCGTATTCCTGCCCCAAGTGTGGCAAGCGGTACAAGACAAAGGTGTGCCTCCCTCACAACACACTTGCCTTGAGGTTTTCCTTTCCAGAGCCAGGGACTGGGAGAAGTCAGGAGGCTTTGCTCCTGAAAGAACAAATGCCAGCTCGCCTGCCTTTTGTAAGAGCAGAAGCTCCAGAAGGAGCTTTTGTTTTAGTGGGGAAAAGAGGGACAGTCTTAATAAAACCTTCACATTTGTGAAGAAACTGTTCCTTTGTGtgtgaaaaaattaaatagtaataaACCCAAGTATTTACCATATCTTACATGAGAAGAAGCCCTCAAAGGTGTTGAATTTTACCCTAGAAGCCAAAATACTGCTTGCTTGAGTTTGTCATTCCCTTTATCTGCCCTTCTCTTGCTTCTCTCTTTTTACAGAATGCCCAGCAAGTTCATTTCCGTACGCATTTAGAGGATAAGCCTTATGTCTGTCAGTACTGCAGTCGAGGCTTTCGGGAAAAGGGCTCACTGGTCCGCCACATCCGGCATCACACGGGGGAAAAGCCTTTTAAGTGTTACAAGTGTGGACGAGGGTTTGCAGAGCACGGCACTCTTAACAGGCACTTAAAAACCAAAGGTGAGATGGCAAAGCTCGTCTGCATTGGATGTGTTTTGTTCTAGAATTTGGTTTGGACAAGCTGCTTTTTGGCTGAAGAGTGGATCTAATGACCTTGGTCCAAGGCTACTCAGTTATCCGCATCTCAGTTGCATCAGAAGGAGATgcgttattttattttttttaatctacattaAGGAATATTTCTATTGTGATCTTTCTGACCAAAAATTATGCTGAACAGCCAGCCATAAACCAGTTCTAATATAAAATCTAGATCACCTAAATAACGACAAAGATAACAAAAATAGAATTTGCATTAAGAATCTTAACTGCAGGAGTGCTGTGGGCTCCCTGCTCCAAACTCTGGCTTAAGTGGTCTCCGCAGTGTCAGCACTGCCCTAAGTGGGGAAGACAGACCCTACCCTGTACAAGAGTCTACCCCAGACTGTAAAGTGGTTCTGTTCCAAGGCTGTacacaaagagggagaaaattaatgttttcgCAAAGTAATGCTAGAGAGAGGTTGATTACTGTATTGGGAAAGAGGTGAGGAGACTGTAAAACTTACATTGTTACGGTTAAAGTTGCCAATTGGGTGTTTTTGGCATTACATTTGTACTAGTTTTTGGGGTTTATGAAATCCTGTAAAAAAACACAAAGTATGGATGTTCTGCAAGGAAAATGTCTTAAGCAGAGTTTTAACTTCTCACAGATAATCTTGTTTGATTGGATTAGTCGTACTGGACCTGCTGCTCTTTAGCTCCTAAGCATGAATTTTCAAAATTCTTCAGGTAGTGATGATGACGTATTGAGATTGTAAAGGACAATACAAGtttactggaggaaaaaaaatagtttcctagATATATACTGAAGTGTGATGCATAAGCAGAAAAGATATACCACTTAAAAGTCTTACTGTATGTTCTTCACATACGGCTTTTGAAATCCTGTATGGTTCTATGCATCTGAACTTAGTTGTGTATTTTTTGAAGTCACACTGGACAGTTGCTCTGCTCGAGGCTCAGTCCTATTGTCTGGTGTCATGTAGGCCTCTCGTAGGCCATTATTTGTCCTGTCTTGGTGGGATGAGAGGCTGTTGTCTGACTGCTGGTTGCTTGTCAGTGACATCCTGTTAACAGGGTCTCATTTGTGCTGTGTAGTATTTTCCAGGTATTCCTGTATTTGAGATGGttatgaaaattaatgttttcctgGCGTTTTTGGAATACCATTCAGGTGGCTGCCTGCTTGCTTTGAAAGAGGTGGAAGAAGTGATGGTGTCTGAGGAAAGTCAGTCAGCTGACAACTTAGCTGCAACAGTCATTTCTGAAGATCCTCACACTGTTTTGGTAGAGTTTTCTTCAGTGGTGGCGGACACTCAGGAATACATCATCGAGGTAAGAGGTGGGGCAAACAGCCTTCTCATTCTGAACTTACCATGGTATTTTGTCAGTAAAAACTGCAGTCGTGCATGTTCC is a genomic window of Rissa tridactyla isolate bRisTri1 chromosome 8, bRisTri1.patW.cur.20221130, whole genome shotgun sequence containing:
- the E4F1 gene encoding transcription factor E4F1 isoform X2, translated to MEAAMATSAGPAGLTAAAAEKREGAAAAGSSSAAPPAGPATFLSLPAPFSEEDEDDVHKCGRCQSEFTSLEEFVQHKLQKVCQRAPEALAAASAGLLNQEVQKVVPSVEESITVAHIVVEASSIAEEISSASAIVGSGHIKEVIVAGDHVFENPNGHVDGEVTEEQSNPDDQEQDVSTELIKVKLLVNKEGRYVCELCQKTFKTASILKAHMITHSSRKDYECKLCGTSFRTKGSLIRHHRRHTDERPYKCKKCGKSFRESGALTRHLKSLTPCTEKIRFNMNKEIVVNKDDLPAGSCSSNADTVASIASESIETSPVIHLVTDAKGNVLHEVHVQMQELPVVDAKSLDQDQSHPEELPCEGEVNSENLLRQAMRNSGIVIERVAMEEMQKPDEPAVAATEELENEVVEVEEESCGEQCVEVEQVESTDAERTNGYKSYICPHCNEAFSEAASLETHIKGHSDYKPFKCEECGKEFTKGYLLKKHQEVHVNERRFRCGECGKLYKTIAHVKGHRRVHSDERPYSCPKCGKRYKTKNAQQVHFRTHLEDKPYVCQYCSRGFREKGSLVRHIRHHTGEKPFKCYKCGRGFAEHGTLNRHLKTKGGCLLALKEVEEVMVSEESQSADNLAATVISEDPHTVLVEFSSVVADTQEYIIETATEDMETSEATEIIEGTRHEVDSHIMKVVQQIVNQANSGHQIIVQNVTMAENSEVTTDAADTITIATPESLTEQVAMTLASAIGEGAVLTTEGSIKTEEAMVTMVASEDIEIMEHAGEFVIASQEGEVEVQTVIV
- the E4F1 gene encoding transcription factor E4F1 isoform X1; the protein is MEAAMATSAGPAGLTAAAAEKREGAAAAGSSSAAPPAGPATFLSLPAPFSEEDEDDVHKCGRCQSEFTSLEEFVQHKLQKVCQRAPEALAAASAGLLNQEVQKQVVPSVEESITVAHIVVEASSIAEEISSASAIVGSGHIKEVIVAGDHVFENPNGHVDGEVTEEQSNPDDQEQDVSTELIKVKLLVNKEGRYVCELCQKTFKTASILKAHMITHSSRKDYECKLCGTSFRTKGSLIRHHRRHTDERPYKCKKCGKSFRESGALTRHLKSLTPCTEKIRFNMNKEIVVNKDDLPAGSCSSNADTVASIASESIETSPVIHLVTDAKGNVLHEVHVQMQELPVVDAKSLDQDQSHPEELPCEGEVNSENLLRQAMRNSGIVIERVAMEEMQKPDEPAVAATEELENEVVEVEEESCGEQCVEVEQVESTDAERTNGYKSYICPHCNEAFSEAASLETHIKGHSDYKPFKCEECGKEFTKGYLLKKHQEVHVNERRFRCGECGKLYKTIAHVKGHRRVHSDERPYSCPKCGKRYKTKNAQQVHFRTHLEDKPYVCQYCSRGFREKGSLVRHIRHHTGEKPFKCYKCGRGFAEHGTLNRHLKTKGGCLLALKEVEEVMVSEESQSADNLAATVISEDPHTVLVEFSSVVADTQEYIIETATEDMETSEATEIIEGTRHEVDSHIMKVVQQIVNQANSGHQIIVQNVTMAENSEVTTDAADTITIATPESLTEQVAMTLASAIGEGAVLTTEGSIKTEEAMVTMVASEDIEIMEHAGEFVIASQEGEVEVQTVIV